A window of the Juglans microcarpa x Juglans regia isolate MS1-56 chromosome 5D, Jm3101_v1.0, whole genome shotgun sequence genome harbors these coding sequences:
- the LOC121265355 gene encoding transcriptional activator DEMETER-like isoform X4, protein MDARKPDEDGLQVQGSWIPTTPVKPHLPRPTPIYTDGQGNQIERATWLGSETFSSFTEGSQTGRLVACCNSPNCSEFNRTSINNWNEETCEESHMDRWNYIPFGHLLALADAASAASGTVAHLQNDDVATSSLMRATSCQNECNGEAYLWSNVNCMPKEPHYGTKIEEREKLENEIVTARVGTNEFQHNKELLKPVTDSSVAAISTPFKEDHNPDKGGSHGIDPSKTPQEKPRRKKHRPKVIKEGKLKRTPKPVTPKATTGKRKYVRRKGISEQSTTPAEVTGESTDLKTLEPARKSCRRALKFDIEQSQDESSTFKCSINLDSELQAKDYCNEGVQLRSPVQISEGIEVMVERTEAGIAYDLTCSMDQMLKEYISLPERQAPSTSLPTQTSPPQVELNANSQKDSDKERECQLLAHDGQEHIVILSKEEQARQSKRSYSHAAKFDDASVPNLVGAHLNTLDAYQIMNWMHFPNIYKKKRTEKGQNSATSCSSSCVTATKDVRPANCLQREAEVYHCSTKGNTWASCPQFEVGTVSPSFEEGIGNQQSFQHFLAFIQTERSTRKRSRGRPTRVRNLTALTKVPECITHLTKQPLGDGDGQTVENPHKPHTSIDNLVEKMSATPAKRKRSKKRNSLVISATSSMNEMQLDNKLVLYNCHPSSSDPLGASHEVTWKQNISIDARVEQFKNLSINGESRKLVQQHNAVNMQYQDHSALVLYKRDGTVVPYEGWFAPIKKRRPRPKVDLDEETNRVWTLLMGNINSEGIDGTDEGKAKWWEEERRVFRGRADSFIARMHLVQGDRRFSQWKGSVVDSVIGVFLTQNVSDHLSSSAFMSLAARFPLNSKSNHEACYEEGVSFIVSEPEVCLLDTEDSIQWKTVCDQSSMTLYDPESCEEKEVVNSNDSPGGSIGDPVSSQNSVFSSQNSSHVQTAEKIGSCLESNSEADHMLNRSEPNSSDGSATIVDLGHMAGSTMLNEINGSRNASSIENSKDECYQFKGMNHENHRQNAVKLNDPQSFLGASMDPSSSYHLHPTPTSRILEVQYSEILREETQFSGVSNNKDENSIKEKSAQTIESSTQAAFQTELVMNVEKAPRSPSESCNNVEGNENVIISSQSPALGDPKIVGPLAQGQNTEIQQDLPNLSEETLDGTQKASVSDLNACGNLFSNEMSEMKTATVKAKSKKAQKEKKDEFNWDSLRKQAEADGKKRERRANTMDSLDWEAVRSAGVHEIADAIKERGMNNVLAGRIQDFLNRLVREHGSIDLEWLRDVPPDQVKEYLLSIRGLGLKSVECVRLLTLHHLAFPVDTNVGRIAVRLGWVPLQPLPESLQLHLLELYPVLESIQKYLWPRLCKLDQRTLYELHYQMITFGKVFCTKSKPNCNSCPMRGECRHFASAFASARLALPGPEEKSIVTAAVYRPAENPDVIIDQLALPFPQAANQSEGKSGVTNCEPIIEEPATPEPECTQAENDIEDTFYEDPNGIPTIKLNIEEFTQNLQNYMQNSMELQEVDMSNALVALTPEAASIPMPKLKNVSRLRTEHQVYELPDSHPLLEGLDKREPDDPCSYLLAIWTPGETANSIQAPEKRCSSQEYGGLCDDKECFSCNSIREANSQTVRGTLLIPCRTAMRGSFPLNGTYFQVNEVFADHNSSLNPIDVPRDWIWNLRRRTVYFGTSIPTIFKGLSTEGIQHCFWRGYVCVRGFDQKTRAPRPLMARLHLPASRLTTTKGKTDGK, encoded by the exons ATGGATGCGAGAAAACCGGATGAAGATGGATTACAAGTTCAGGGTTCTTGGATTCCAACAACCCCAGTTAAGCCCCATCTACCGAGACCCACACCGATCTACACAGATGGACAAGGAAACCAGATTGAGAGAGCAACTTGGTTGGGATCAGAGACATTTTCTAGTTTTACAGAAGGCTCTCAAACAGGTAGGTTAGTTGCATGTTGCAATTCACCCAACTGCAGTGAATTCAACAGGACTAGTATTAACAACTGGAACGAAGAAACATGCGAAGAGTCCCACATGGACAGATGGAATTACATACCTTTCGGCCATCTCTTGGCCCTCGCAGATGCCGCTTCGGCGGCCTCCGGTACTGTGGCACACCTGCAAAATGATGATGTGGCAACCAGCTCTTTAATGCGTGCTACAAGTTGTCAGAATGAATGTAACGGTGAAGCTTACCTGTGGAGTAATGTCAACTGCATGCCGAAAGAGCCTCACT ATGGAACAAAAATTGAGGAAAGAGAGAAGTTGGAGAATGAAATTGTCACAGCAAGAGTTGGCACCAATGAGTTCCAACACAATAAAGAACTCTTAAAGCCTGTCACAGATTCATCAGTTGCTGCCATTTCCACTCCATTTAAGGAGGATCACAATCCTGACAAGGGAGGCAGCCATGGTATCGACCCGAGTAAAACACCACAGGAGAAACCAAGGCGAAAAAAGCACCGGCCCAAGGTGATCAAAGAAGGGAAACTGAAAAGAACTCCAAAGCCAGTGACCCCAAAAGCAACAACAGGCAAGAGAAAGTATGTACGAAGAAAAGGAATCAGCGAACAATCTACAACTCCAGCAGAAGTAACTGGAGAATCTACTGATCTGAAGACACTTGAGCCTGCCAGAAAGTCCTGCAGAAGGGCTTTGAAATTTGACATTGAACAATCACAAGATGAAAGCTCTACATTCAAATGTTCTATTAATTTAGATTCAGAACTACAGGCCAAAGATTATTGCAATGAAGGAGTTCAATTAAGATCACCTGTACAGATCAGTGAAGGGATTGAAGTGATGGTAGAACGCACAGAAGCTGGAATTGCCTATGACCTCACTTGTTCCATGGATCAAATGCTGAAAGAATACATATCGCTGCCTGAAAGGCAAGCCCCAAGCACTTCACTTCCTACACAGACTAGTCCCCCGCAGGTAGAGTTGAATGCCAATTCCCAAAAGGATAGCGATAAAGAAAGGGAATGCCAACTGCTTGCTCATGATGGACAGGAACACATTGTGATTTTGTCCAAGGAAGAACAAGCTAGGCAATCCAAAAGAAGCTATTCTCATGCTGCCAAATTTGATGATGCCAGCGTGCCAAATCTAGTCGGGGCTCACTTGAACACTTTAGACGCATACCAGATCATGAATTGGATgcattttccaaatatttacaagaaaaagagaactGAAAAGGGTCAGAATTCTGCTACATCTTGTTCATCGTCTTGTGTGACTGCCACTAAAGATGTGAGGCCGGCAAACTGTCTCCAACGTGAAGCTGAAGTATATCATTGCTCAACAAAAGGCAACACTTGGGCTTCTTGTCCTCAGTTTGAGGTGGGTACAGTTTCCCCCAGTTTTGAAGAAGGAATAGGTAATCAGCAAAGTTTTCAGCATTTCCTGGCTTTCATTCAGACAGAGAGGTCAACAAGAAAAAGGTCTAGAGGCCGCCCTACTCGGGTTCGCAACCTGACTGCCCTTACCAAAGTTCCAGAGTGCATAACTCACCTCACCAAACAACCTCTAGGGGATGGTGATGGGCAAACAGTTGAGAATCCACACAAACCTCATACATCCATTGACAACCTGGTTGAAAAGATGAGTGCAACACCGGCAAAAAGGAAGCGAAGCAAGAAGAGAAACTCGCTGGTTATTTCAGCAACTTCCAGTATGAATGAAATGCAACTGGACAACAAGCTTGTCTTGTATAATTGCCACCCATCCTCTTCAGATCCATTAG GTGCTTCTCATGAAGTAACATGGAAGCAGAATATTTCTATTGATGCAAGGGTCGAGCAATTTAAAAATCTGAGCATCAACGGGGAAAGCAGAAAACTTGTACAACAGCATAATGCAGTCAATATGCAATACCAAGATCACAGTGCACTCGTCCTCTACAAAAGAGATGGTACAGTTGTACCCTATGAAGGTTGGTTTGCTCCTATAAAGAAACGGCGTCCACGGCCTAAAGTTGACCTTGATGAAGAGACTAATAGGGTATGGACGCTTTTGATGGGGAACATAAACAGTGAAGGGATTGATGGTACGGATGAAGGAAAGGCAAAATGGTGGGAAGAAGAACGGAGAGTATTCCGTGGACGTGCAGACTCTTTTATAGCACGCATGCATCTTGTACAAG GAGATAGACGTTTCTCACAATGGAAAGGCTCAGTTGTGGACTCGGTTATTGGAGTTTTTCTTACTCAGAATGTCTCTGACCATCTTTCTAG TTCTGCATTCATGTCACTCGCTGCACGCTTCCCACTCAATTCAAAGAGCAACCATGAAGCATGCTACGAAGAGGGGGTGAGCTTCATAGTCAGCGAACCAGAAGTGTGCTTACTGGATACAGAAGACAGCATACAATGGAAAACAGTTTGTGACCAGAGTTCCATGACGCTCTATGACCCTGAAAGTtgtgaagaaaaagaagttgTCAACAGCAATGACTCCCCTGGAGGCAGTATAGGGGATCCAGTTTCGTCTCAAAATTCTGTCTTTTCATCTCAAAACTCTTCACATGTTCAAACTGCTGAAAAAATTGGATCATGCCTAGAGAGCAACTCGGAAGCAGACCATATGTTAAATAGGTCTGAGCCCAACAGTTCAGATGGCTCTGCTACTATTGTGGATCTTGGACATATGGCTGGATCTACAATGCTAAACGAAATAAATGGAAGTAGAAATGCATCATCCATTGAGAACTCGAAGGATGAATGTTACCAATTCAAAGGTATGAATCATGAAAACCATAGACAAAATGCGGTCAAATTAAATGATCCTCAAAGCTTCTTAGGAGCATCCATGGACCCTTCCAGTAGTTATCATTTGCATCCAACCCCCACCTCAAGAATACTGGAAGTTCAGTACTCTGAGATCTTAAGAGAAGAAACACAATTTTCTGGCGTTTCCAATAATAAAGATGAAAACAGTATCAAAGAAAAAAGTGCACAAACAATAGAATCTTCAACTCAAGCTGCTTTTCAAACTGAGCTGGTCATGAATGTTGAAAAAGCCCCAAGATCTCCGAGTGAATCATGCAACAATGttgaaggaaatgaaaatgtgatcatttcatctcaaagcCCAGCTCTTGGGGACCCTAAAATTGTTGGACCACTAGCTCAGGGGCAAAACACTGAAATTCAGCAAGACTTGCCAAATCTTTCTGAAGAAACCTTGGATGGTACACAGAAGGCATCTGTTTCGGATCTGAATGCTTGTGGTAATCTATTCAGTAATGAGATGAGTGAGATGAAAACTGCTACTGTAAAAGCAAAGAGTAAAAAAGctcaaaaggagaaaaaagatgagTTTAACTGGGACAGTCTCAGAAAACAGGCGGAAGcggatggaaagaaaagagagagaagagcaAACACAATGGACTCACTGGACTGGGAAGCTGTAAGATCTGCTGGCGTTCATGAGATTGCCGACGCCATCAAAGAACGAGGGATGAACAATGTGCTGGCAGGGCGTATCCAG GATTTCCTTAACCGTCTGGTTAGGGAACATGGGAGCATTGATCTTGAATGGTTGAGAGATGTTCCACCTGACCAAGTAAA AGAATATCTACTAAGCATAAGGGGATTGGGGTTGAAAAGTGTGGAGTGTGTGCGGCTTTTGACACTTCACCATCTTGCTTTCCCA GTGGACACAAATGTCGGACGTATAGCTGTAAGACTTGGATGGGTGCCGCTTCAGCCACTGCCTGAGTCACTTCAGTTGCATCTCCTAGAACT GTACCCGGTGTTAGAATCCATTCAAAAATATCTCTGGCCCCGATTGTGCAAGCTCGACCAAAGAACATT GTATGAACTTCATTACCAGATGATTACATTTGGAAAG GTCTTCTGTACAAAAAGCAAACCAAATTGCAATTCATGCCCAATGAGGGGAGAGTGTAGACACTTTGCAAGTGCTTTTGCAAG TGCAAGGCTTGCCCTGCCAGGGCCAGAGGAGAAAAGTATAGTGACGGCAGCTGTATACAGACCAGCTGAAAACCCTGATGTGATCATTGATCAGCTGGCTCTACCTTTCCCTCAAGCGGCCAACCAATCAGAAGGAAAATCTGGAGTCACTAATTGTGAACCTATTATTGAAGAGCCAGCAACACCAGAGCCAGAATGCACACAAGCAGAAAACGACATTGAGGACACTTTCTATGAGGATCCCAATGGAATTCCTACAATCAAACTGAACATTGAAGAGTTCACTCAGAACTTACAGAATTATATGCAAAATAGCATGGAACTACAAGAAGTTGACATGTCAAATGCATTAGTTGCTCTAACTCCAGAAGCAGCATCAATTCCAATGCCCAAGCTTAAGAATGTGAGTCGATTGCGAACAGAGCACCAAGT CTACGAACTTCCAGATTCACACCCTCTTCTGGAAGGG TTAGATAAACGAGAACCCGATGACCCGTGCTCATACCTTCTTGCTATATGGACACCAG GTGAGACAGCAAATTCCATCCAAGCACCTGAAAAAAGGTGCAGCTCCCAAGAATATGGCGGATTGTGTGACGACAAAGAATGCTTCTCGTGCAACAGTATACGGGAAGCAAATTCCCAGACAGTCCGAGGGACGCTTTTG
- the LOC121265355 gene encoding transcriptional activator DEMETER-like isoform X3, whose product MDARKPDEDGLQVQGSWIPTTPVKPHLPRPTPIYTDGQGNQIERATWLGSETFSSFTEGSQTGRLVACCNSPNCSEFNRTSINNWNEETCEESHMDRWNYIPFGHLLALADAASAASGTVAHLQNDDVATSSLMRATSCQNECNGEAYLWSNVNCMPKEPHYEVHTHRQYYDLNLPPETMSNANSCNKISKFAPITPEKDMRVQNKLISEEQNLCADGTKIEEREKLENEIVTARVGTNEFQHNKELLKPVTDSSVAAISTPFKEDHNPDKGGSHGIDPSKTPQEKPRRKKHRPKVIKEGKLKRTPKPVTPKATTGKRKYVRRKGISEQSTTPAEVTGESTDLKTLEPARKSCRRALKFDIEQSQDESSTFKCSINLDSELQAKDYCNEGVQLRSPVQISEGIEVMVERTEAGIAYDLTCSMDQMLKEYISLPERQAPSTSLPTQTSPPQVELNANSQKDSDKERECQLLAHDGQEHIVILSKEEQARQSKRSYSHAAKFDDASVPNLVGAHLNTLDAYQIMNWMHFPNIYKKKRTEKGQNSATSCSSSCVTATKDVRPANCLQREAEVYHCSTKGNTWASCPQFEVGTVSPSFEEGIGNQQSFQHFLAFIQTERSTRKRSRGRPTRVRNLTALTKVPECITHLTKQPLGDGDGQTVENPHKPHTSIDNLVEKMSATPAKRKRSKKRNSLVISATSSMNEMQLDNKLVLYNCHPSSSDPLGASHEVTWKQNISIDARVEQFKNLSINGESRKLVQQHNAVNMQYQDHSALVLYKRDGTVVPYEGWFAPIKKRRPRPKVDLDEETNRVWTLLMGNINSEGIDGTDEGKAKWWEEERRVFRGRADSFIARMHLVQGDRRFSQWKGSVVDSVIGVFLTQNVSDHLSSSAFMSLAARFPLNSKSNHEACYEEGVSFIVSEPEVCLLDTEDSIQWKTVCDQSSMTLYDPESCEEKEVVNSNDSPGGSIGDPVSSQNSVFSSQNSSHVQTAEKIGSCLESNSEADHMLNRSEPNSSDGSATIVDLGHMAGSTMLNEINGSRNASSIENSKDECYQFKGMNHENHRQNAVKLNDPQSFLGASMDPSSSYHLHPTPTSRILEVQYSEILREETQFSGVSNNKDENSIKEKSAQTIESSTQAAFQTELVMNVEKAPRSPSESCNNVEGNENVIISSQSPALGDPKIVGPLAQGQNTEIQQDLPNLSEETLDGTQKASVSDLNACGNLFSNEMSEMKTATVKAKSKKAQKEKKDEFNWDSLRKQAEADGKKRERRANTMDSLDWEAVRSAGVHEIADAIKERGMNNVLAGRIQDFLNRLVREHGSIDLEWLRDVPPDQVKEYLLSIRGLGLKSVECVRLLTLHHLAFPVDTNVGRIAVRLGWVPLQPLPESLQLHLLELYELHYQMITFGKVFCTKSKPNCNSCPMRGECRHFASAFASARLALPGPEEKSIVTAAVYRPAENPDVIIDQLALPFPQAANQSEGKSGVTNCEPIIEEPATPEPECTQAENDIEDTFYEDPNGIPTIKLNIEEFTQNLQNYMQNSMELQEVDMSNALVALTPEAASIPMPKLKNVSRLRTEHQVYELPDSHPLLEGLDKREPDDPCSYLLAIWTPGETANSIQAPEKRCSSQEYGGLCDDKECFSCNSIREANSQTVRGTLLIPCRTAMRGSFPLNGTYFQVNEVFADHNSSLNPIDVPRDWIWNLRRRTVYFGTSIPTIFKGLSTEGIQHCFWRGYVCVRGFDQKTRAPRPLMARLHLPASRLTTTKGKTDGK is encoded by the exons ATGGATGCGAGAAAACCGGATGAAGATGGATTACAAGTTCAGGGTTCTTGGATTCCAACAACCCCAGTTAAGCCCCATCTACCGAGACCCACACCGATCTACACAGATGGACAAGGAAACCAGATTGAGAGAGCAACTTGGTTGGGATCAGAGACATTTTCTAGTTTTACAGAAGGCTCTCAAACAGGTAGGTTAGTTGCATGTTGCAATTCACCCAACTGCAGTGAATTCAACAGGACTAGTATTAACAACTGGAACGAAGAAACATGCGAAGAGTCCCACATGGACAGATGGAATTACATACCTTTCGGCCATCTCTTGGCCCTCGCAGATGCCGCTTCGGCGGCCTCCGGTACTGTGGCACACCTGCAAAATGATGATGTGGCAACCAGCTCTTTAATGCGTGCTACAAGTTGTCAGAATGAATGTAACGGTGAAGCTTACCTGTGGAGTAATGTCAACTGCATGCCGAAAGAGCCTCACT ATGAAGTTCATACTCATAGGCAGTACTATGATCTCAATTTGCCACCAGAGACAATGTCTAATGCAAATTCGTGTAATAAGATTTCGAAGTTTGCACCCATAACACCGGAGAAGGACATGAGAGTACAGAACAAACTGATTTCCGAAGAACAAAATTTATGTGCAGATGGAACAAAAATTGAGGAAAGAGAGAAGTTGGAGAATGAAATTGTCACAGCAAGAGTTGGCACCAATGAGTTCCAACACAATAAAGAACTCTTAAAGCCTGTCACAGATTCATCAGTTGCTGCCATTTCCACTCCATTTAAGGAGGATCACAATCCTGACAAGGGAGGCAGCCATGGTATCGACCCGAGTAAAACACCACAGGAGAAACCAAGGCGAAAAAAGCACCGGCCCAAGGTGATCAAAGAAGGGAAACTGAAAAGAACTCCAAAGCCAGTGACCCCAAAAGCAACAACAGGCAAGAGAAAGTATGTACGAAGAAAAGGAATCAGCGAACAATCTACAACTCCAGCAGAAGTAACTGGAGAATCTACTGATCTGAAGACACTTGAGCCTGCCAGAAAGTCCTGCAGAAGGGCTTTGAAATTTGACATTGAACAATCACAAGATGAAAGCTCTACATTCAAATGTTCTATTAATTTAGATTCAGAACTACAGGCCAAAGATTATTGCAATGAAGGAGTTCAATTAAGATCACCTGTACAGATCAGTGAAGGGATTGAAGTGATGGTAGAACGCACAGAAGCTGGAATTGCCTATGACCTCACTTGTTCCATGGATCAAATGCTGAAAGAATACATATCGCTGCCTGAAAGGCAAGCCCCAAGCACTTCACTTCCTACACAGACTAGTCCCCCGCAGGTAGAGTTGAATGCCAATTCCCAAAAGGATAGCGATAAAGAAAGGGAATGCCAACTGCTTGCTCATGATGGACAGGAACACATTGTGATTTTGTCCAAGGAAGAACAAGCTAGGCAATCCAAAAGAAGCTATTCTCATGCTGCCAAATTTGATGATGCCAGCGTGCCAAATCTAGTCGGGGCTCACTTGAACACTTTAGACGCATACCAGATCATGAATTGGATgcattttccaaatatttacaagaaaaagagaactGAAAAGGGTCAGAATTCTGCTACATCTTGTTCATCGTCTTGTGTGACTGCCACTAAAGATGTGAGGCCGGCAAACTGTCTCCAACGTGAAGCTGAAGTATATCATTGCTCAACAAAAGGCAACACTTGGGCTTCTTGTCCTCAGTTTGAGGTGGGTACAGTTTCCCCCAGTTTTGAAGAAGGAATAGGTAATCAGCAAAGTTTTCAGCATTTCCTGGCTTTCATTCAGACAGAGAGGTCAACAAGAAAAAGGTCTAGAGGCCGCCCTACTCGGGTTCGCAACCTGACTGCCCTTACCAAAGTTCCAGAGTGCATAACTCACCTCACCAAACAACCTCTAGGGGATGGTGATGGGCAAACAGTTGAGAATCCACACAAACCTCATACATCCATTGACAACCTGGTTGAAAAGATGAGTGCAACACCGGCAAAAAGGAAGCGAAGCAAGAAGAGAAACTCGCTGGTTATTTCAGCAACTTCCAGTATGAATGAAATGCAACTGGACAACAAGCTTGTCTTGTATAATTGCCACCCATCCTCTTCAGATCCATTAG GTGCTTCTCATGAAGTAACATGGAAGCAGAATATTTCTATTGATGCAAGGGTCGAGCAATTTAAAAATCTGAGCATCAACGGGGAAAGCAGAAAACTTGTACAACAGCATAATGCAGTCAATATGCAATACCAAGATCACAGTGCACTCGTCCTCTACAAAAGAGATGGTACAGTTGTACCCTATGAAGGTTGGTTTGCTCCTATAAAGAAACGGCGTCCACGGCCTAAAGTTGACCTTGATGAAGAGACTAATAGGGTATGGACGCTTTTGATGGGGAACATAAACAGTGAAGGGATTGATGGTACGGATGAAGGAAAGGCAAAATGGTGGGAAGAAGAACGGAGAGTATTCCGTGGACGTGCAGACTCTTTTATAGCACGCATGCATCTTGTACAAG GAGATAGACGTTTCTCACAATGGAAAGGCTCAGTTGTGGACTCGGTTATTGGAGTTTTTCTTACTCAGAATGTCTCTGACCATCTTTCTAG TTCTGCATTCATGTCACTCGCTGCACGCTTCCCACTCAATTCAAAGAGCAACCATGAAGCATGCTACGAAGAGGGGGTGAGCTTCATAGTCAGCGAACCAGAAGTGTGCTTACTGGATACAGAAGACAGCATACAATGGAAAACAGTTTGTGACCAGAGTTCCATGACGCTCTATGACCCTGAAAGTtgtgaagaaaaagaagttgTCAACAGCAATGACTCCCCTGGAGGCAGTATAGGGGATCCAGTTTCGTCTCAAAATTCTGTCTTTTCATCTCAAAACTCTTCACATGTTCAAACTGCTGAAAAAATTGGATCATGCCTAGAGAGCAACTCGGAAGCAGACCATATGTTAAATAGGTCTGAGCCCAACAGTTCAGATGGCTCTGCTACTATTGTGGATCTTGGACATATGGCTGGATCTACAATGCTAAACGAAATAAATGGAAGTAGAAATGCATCATCCATTGAGAACTCGAAGGATGAATGTTACCAATTCAAAGGTATGAATCATGAAAACCATAGACAAAATGCGGTCAAATTAAATGATCCTCAAAGCTTCTTAGGAGCATCCATGGACCCTTCCAGTAGTTATCATTTGCATCCAACCCCCACCTCAAGAATACTGGAAGTTCAGTACTCTGAGATCTTAAGAGAAGAAACACAATTTTCTGGCGTTTCCAATAATAAAGATGAAAACAGTATCAAAGAAAAAAGTGCACAAACAATAGAATCTTCAACTCAAGCTGCTTTTCAAACTGAGCTGGTCATGAATGTTGAAAAAGCCCCAAGATCTCCGAGTGAATCATGCAACAATGttgaaggaaatgaaaatgtgatcatttcatctcaaagcCCAGCTCTTGGGGACCCTAAAATTGTTGGACCACTAGCTCAGGGGCAAAACACTGAAATTCAGCAAGACTTGCCAAATCTTTCTGAAGAAACCTTGGATGGTACACAGAAGGCATCTGTTTCGGATCTGAATGCTTGTGGTAATCTATTCAGTAATGAGATGAGTGAGATGAAAACTGCTACTGTAAAAGCAAAGAGTAAAAAAGctcaaaaggagaaaaaagatgagTTTAACTGGGACAGTCTCAGAAAACAGGCGGAAGcggatggaaagaaaagagagagaagagcaAACACAATGGACTCACTGGACTGGGAAGCTGTAAGATCTGCTGGCGTTCATGAGATTGCCGACGCCATCAAAGAACGAGGGATGAACAATGTGCTGGCAGGGCGTATCCAG GATTTCCTTAACCGTCTGGTTAGGGAACATGGGAGCATTGATCTTGAATGGTTGAGAGATGTTCCACCTGACCAAGTAAA AGAATATCTACTAAGCATAAGGGGATTGGGGTTGAAAAGTGTGGAGTGTGTGCGGCTTTTGACACTTCACCATCTTGCTTTCCCA GTGGACACAAATGTCGGACGTATAGCTGTAAGACTTGGATGGGTGCCGCTTCAGCCACTGCCTGAGTCACTTCAGTTGCATCTCCTAGAACT GTATGAACTTCATTACCAGATGATTACATTTGGAAAG GTCTTCTGTACAAAAAGCAAACCAAATTGCAATTCATGCCCAATGAGGGGAGAGTGTAGACACTTTGCAAGTGCTTTTGCAAG TGCAAGGCTTGCCCTGCCAGGGCCAGAGGAGAAAAGTATAGTGACGGCAGCTGTATACAGACCAGCTGAAAACCCTGATGTGATCATTGATCAGCTGGCTCTACCTTTCCCTCAAGCGGCCAACCAATCAGAAGGAAAATCTGGAGTCACTAATTGTGAACCTATTATTGAAGAGCCAGCAACACCAGAGCCAGAATGCACACAAGCAGAAAACGACATTGAGGACACTTTCTATGAGGATCCCAATGGAATTCCTACAATCAAACTGAACATTGAAGAGTTCACTCAGAACTTACAGAATTATATGCAAAATAGCATGGAACTACAAGAAGTTGACATGTCAAATGCATTAGTTGCTCTAACTCCAGAAGCAGCATCAATTCCAATGCCCAAGCTTAAGAATGTGAGTCGATTGCGAACAGAGCACCAAGT CTACGAACTTCCAGATTCACACCCTCTTCTGGAAGGG TTAGATAAACGAGAACCCGATGACCCGTGCTCATACCTTCTTGCTATATGGACACCAG GTGAGACAGCAAATTCCATCCAAGCACCTGAAAAAAGGTGCAGCTCCCAAGAATATGGCGGATTGTGTGACGACAAAGAATGCTTCTCGTGCAACAGTATACGGGAAGCAAATTCCCAGACAGTCCGAGGGACGCTTTTG